ATCGAAGCCCGAAACGTCACCGTGAGCTACGACGACGTCGTCGCCGTCGACGGTGTCACGCTCCGGGTCTCCGACGGCGAATTCCTCGCGCTGGTGGGGGCGAACGGCTCCGGAAAGACGAGCCTCGTGCGGACGTTCAACGGACTCGTCGCGCCCCACGAGGGGGAGGTCCGCGTCGACGACCTGGACGTCGGATCGAACCCAGTCGCCGCCCGGACTGCCGTCGGGATGGTGTTTCAGGACCCCCGCGACTGTTTCGTCGCGGCAACCGTCGGCGACGATGTCGCCTTCGGGCCGGAGAACCTCGGCCTTCCCCGTCCGGAGATCCGCGACCGCGTTGAATCGGCGCTTGCAGCCGTGCGAATGGACGGGCGAGAAGCCGAACGGATCGACGCGCTGTCCGGCGGCGAACGCGCCAGGGTCGCGATCGCTGGGGCACTGGCGATGGAGCCGGCCCACCTCGTCCTCGACGAGCCGTTCGCCGGGCTCGATGCGCCGACGCGGGAGACCGTCCGGGACCGGCTCCGGGCGCTTCATCGGGACGGAACTGGGGTGGTCGTCGTGACACACGAAGTCGGTAGCGTGATCGAACTGGCCGACCGCGTCGTCGCGCTCGCCGACGGGGAGATCGCGCTTGAGGCGGACGTGAGCGGGGACGCAGCTCCCGATCCCGCGGTCGCAGATCGGCTGACAGCCCTCGGCGTTCCCCTGCACGAGCATGAGTAGCGTGCTCCAGTATCGTCCCGAGGACACGATCGCACACCGTCTGGATCCGCGGGCGAAACTCGCCGCCCAGATCGCGTTCGTCGCCACCGCGTACGCCTACACCACGCCGGAGGGGTTGGCGGCGCTGACGTTCGTCGCGCTCGCGACGCTTTTCGCCGCCGGCACCGGCCCGCTCCACACGCTGTACGGCTTCCGGTTCGCGCTTCCGTTTCTGGTCGTGGCGCCGATCGTCGCCGGCGTCACCGTCGGCCCGCCGTGGTTCTCGATGGGCGACGCGTTCGTCACCGGCCTGGCCTCCTACCGGGTTCTGCTCGTGTTGCTCGTGAGCGCAGCGTACGT
The Halalkaliarchaeum desulfuricum DNA segment above includes these coding regions:
- a CDS encoding energy-coupling factor ABC transporter ATP-binding protein translates to MIEARNVTVSYDDVVAVDGVTLRVSDGEFLALVGANGSGKTSLVRTFNGLVAPHEGEVRVDDLDVGSNPVAARTAVGMVFQDPRDCFVAATVGDDVAFGPENLGLPRPEIRDRVESALAAVRMDGREAERIDALSGGERARVAIAGALAMEPAHLVLDEPFAGLDAPTRETVRDRLRALHRDGTGVVVVTHEVGSVIELADRVVALADGEIALEADVSGDAAPDPAVADRLTALGVPLHEHE